A single genomic interval of Carassius carassius chromosome 24, fCarCar2.1, whole genome shotgun sequence harbors:
- the LOC132103349 gene encoding WASH complex subunit 5, whose product MVDFLAENNLCGQAILRIVSRGNAIIAELLRLSEFIPAVFRLKDKSDQQKYGDIICDFSYFKGPEFYESKLEAKPELQDLDEEFRENNIEILTRFYLAFESVHKYVVDLIRYLDDLNEGVYIQQTLETVLLNEDGKQLLCEALYLYGVMLLVIDQKMEGEVRERMLVSYYRYSAARSSGDSNLDDICKLLRSTGYSSHPGAKRPPNYPESYFQRVPISPVFLSMVIGRLRSDDIYNQVSAYPLPEHRSTALATQAAMLCVCLYFTPSILHTQQAKMREIVDKYFPDNWVISIYMGITVNLVEAWEPYKAAKTALNYTLDTANIREQAGRYAASVESLRPQVHQSLKEGFLREEIILDNIPKLLNCLRDCNVAIRWLMLHTAESAYDPNNKRLRQIKDQVINDSKYNPKILFQLLLDTAQFEFILKEMFKQMLAEKQLKWESYKKEGSERMVELAEVFSGVKPLTRVEKNENLQAWFREISKQIESLNYEDSTAAGRKTVQLIQALVEVQEFHQLESNLQVSQFLADTRKFLHQMIRTINIKEEVLITMQIVGDLSYAWQIIDSFTSIMQESIRANPSMVTKLRATFLKLASALDLPLLRINQVNSPDLLSVSQFYSGELVAYVRKVLQIIPESMFTSLAKIIKLQIHDIMEVPTRLDKDKLKDYAQLSARYEVAKLTHAISVFTEGILMMKTTLVGIIKVDPKQLLEDGIRKELVKRVAYALHKGLFFNPKAKPSELMPKLKEMAATMDGFYRSFEYIQDYVSIYGLKIWQEEVSRIINYNVEQECNSFLRTKIQDWQSVYQSTHIPIPKYPSVDESATFIGRLCREILRITDPKTTCYIDQLNTWYDMRTHQEVTNNRLFSEIQDTLGTFGLNGLDRLLCFMIVKELQNFLTVFQRNILKDKAVVDVFKALLTAVNPVKGIVANASKVYANAVAKTQKIWPAYLEAIMKVGQMQILRQQIANELNYSCKFDSKHLAAALDNLNKSLLSDIEAHYQDPSLPYPKEDNTLLYEITAYLEAAGIHNPLNKIYITTKRLPYFPIVNFLFLIAQLPKLQYNKSQGMTCRKAADAVDWAPLVLGLLTLLKQFHSRYTEHFLALIGQFIRSIMEQCTSQKIPDMPSDVVGALMFLEDYVRYTKLPRKVAEAHVPSFIFDEFRTVL is encoded by the exons ATGGTGGACTTTCTGGCAGAGAACAACCTGTGTGGTCAGGCCATCCTGAGGATCGTGTCCAGAGGGAACGCCATCATAGCTGAACTACTCAGACTGTCAGAATTTATCCCTGCAGTTTTCAGACTCAAAGACAAGAGCGACCAGCAGAAATACGGAGACATAATCTGTGATTTCAGCTACTTTAAG GGTCCGGAGTTTTATGAGAGTAAACTGGAAGCCAAGCCGGAGCTGCAAGACTTGGATGAGGAGTTTCGGGAAAATAACATCGAAATATTGACACGGTTCTACCTGGCCTTTGAGAGTGTCCATAAATACGTTGTAGACTTGATAAg GTACTTGGATGATCTCAATGAAGGGGTCTACATTCAGCAAACACTAGAAACTGTTTTATTGAATGAAGATGGAAAACAACTCCTG TGTGAGGCTCTGTACCTGTATGGAGTCATGTTACTGGTCATTGATCAGAAGATGGAGGGAGAGGTGAGAGAAAGGATGCTGGTGTCCTACTACAGATACAG TGCTGCTCGCTCCTCGGGTGACTCAAACCTGGATGACATCTGCAAGCTCTTGCGTAGCACGGGATACTCCAGTCACCCCGGGGCCAAACGGCCGCCCAACTACCCCGAGAGCTACTTCCAGAGAGTTCCCATCAGCCCCGTCTTCCTCAGTATGGTGATCGGCCGCCTCCGCTCTGATGACATTTACAACCAG GTCTCTGCGTATCCTCTGCCGGAGCACCGCAGTACAGCGCTGGCAACGCAGGCCGCTATGCTGTGTGTCTGCTTATACTTCACCCCCTCCATCCTGCACACACAACAGGCCAAGATGAGAGAGATTGTGGACAAATACTTCCCTGACAACTGG GTTATAAGTATATACATGGGGATCACCGTGAATTTGGTGGAGGCGTGGGAACCATATAAAGCTGCTAAAACTGCTCTGAACTACACTCTGGACACCGCCAACATCAGAGAACAG GCCGGTCGATACGCTGCCAGTGTGGAGAGTTTGCGGCCGCAGGTGCATCAGTCATTGAAGGAGGGATTCCTGAGAGAGGAAATCATCCTGGACAACATTCCCAAACTGCTCAACTGCCTCCGTGACTGTAACGTCGCCATCCGCTGGCTGATGCTGCACACTGCAGAGTCCG cttATGATCCAAACAACAAGAGACTGCGTCAGATCAAAGATCAAGTCATCAACGACTCCAAATACAATCCCAAAATTCTGTTTCAGCTGCTGCTGGACACGGCCCAGTTTGAGTTTATACTCAAAGAG ATGTTCAAGCAGATGTTGGCAGAGAAGCAGCTGAAGTGGGAGAGCTATAAGAAAGAGGGATCGGAGAGAATGGTGGAGCTGGCCGAGGTGTTTTCTGGAGTCAAACCTCTCACCAGGGTGGAGAAAAACG AGAATCTTCAGGCCTGGTTCAGAGAGATCTCCAAACAGATCGAGTCCCTGAACTATGAGGACTCAACCGCTGCCGGCAGGAAGACCGTGCAGCTCATTCAGGCTCTCGTGGAG GTCCAAGAGTTTCACCAGCTGGAGTCCAACCTGCAGGTGAGTCAGTTCCTGGCGGACACACGCAAGTTCCTGCATCAGATGATCCGCACCATCAATATCAAAGAGGAAGTGCTCATCACCATGCAGATAGTGGGAGATCTGTCCTACGCCTGGCAGATCATTGACAG CTTCACCTCAATAATGCAAGAGAGTATCAGAGCAAACCCGTCGATGGTGACCAAACTCAGAGCCACTTTCCTGAAG CTTGCGTCTGCGCTGGATCTGCCTCTCCTACGAATCAACCAGGTCAACAGTCCAGATCTGCTGAGCGTGTCTCAGTTTTACTCTGGGGAGCTGGTGGCTTATGTCAGAAAG GTCCTGCAGATCATTCCAGAGAGCATGTTCACCTCGCTGGCCAAGATCATCAAACTGCAGATCCATGACATCATGGAGGTGCCCACACGTCTGGACAAAGACAAACTGAAGGACTACGCTCAACTCAGTGCCCGCTATGAG GTGGCTAAACTCACTCATGCCATCTCAGTCTTCACTGAAGGTATTCTGATGATGAAGACCACACTCGTCGGCATCATCAAG GTGGATCCGAAGCAGCTTCTGGAGGACGGGATTAGGAAAGAGCTCGTCAAACGTGTTGCTTACGCTCTGCACAAAGGCCTCTTCTTCAACCCCAAAGCCAAG CCCAGTGAACTGATGCCAAAGCTGAAGGAAATGGCTGCCACCATGGATGGGTTTTACCGCTCGTTTGAATACATTCAGGATTACGTGAGCATCTACGGCCTGAAGATCTGGCAGGAGGAAGTGTCTCGTATCATCAACTACAACGTAGAGCAGGAGTGCAACAGTTTCCTCAGAACCAAG ATCCAAGACTGGCAAAGCGTCTACCAGTCCACTCACATTCCCATTCCCAAGTATCCGTCCGTTGATGAATCGGCCACGTTTATTGGACGTCTCTGCAGGGAGATCCTGAGGATCACAGATCCGAA aACGACGTGTTACATTGATCAGCTGAACACCTGGTACGATATGAGGACGCATCAGGAAGTGACCAACAACCGACTCTTCTCTGAGATTCAGGACACGCTGGGCACCTTCGGCCTGAATGGACTCGACCGACTCTTGTGTTTCATGATCGTCAAAGAACTGCAG AATTTTCTGACAGTCTTTCAGAGGAACATCCTGAAGGACAAAGCTGTGGTTGACGTCTTTAAAGCTCTGCTGACGGCTGTCAATCCCGTCAAAGGGATTGTGG CAAATGCAAGCAAAGTCTACGCCAACGCTGTGGCCAAAACTCAGAAGATCTGGCCAGCGTATCTGGAAGCCATCATGAAG GTGGGTCAGATGCAGATCTTGAGGCAGCAGATAGCAAATGAACTGAACTACTCCTGCAAATTTGACTCGAAACACCTTGCTGCGGCGCTGGATAATCTGAACAA GTCTCTGCTGTCTGATATCGAAGCTCATTACCAGGATCCTTCGCTACCGTATCCCAAAGAGGACAACACTCTGCTCTACGAGATCACTGCGTATCTGGAGGCCGCAGGAATCCACAACCCACTCAACAAA ATCTACATCACCACAAAGCGTCTGCCTTACTTTCCCATTGTGAACTTCCTGTTCCTCATCGCGCAGCTGCCGAAACTGCAGTACAACAAAAGCCAAG GTATGACGTGCAGGAAGGCAGCAGATGCAGTGGATTGGGCTCCTCTGGTGTTGGGTCTCCTGACGTTGCTCAAACAGTTTCATTCCAGATACACTGAACATTTCCTGGCTCTGATCGGACAGTTTATTCGCTCCATAATGGAGCAGTGCACCAG TCAGAAGATTCCAGATATGCCCTCAGATGTAGTCGGAGCATTAATGTTTCTGGAGGACTATGTGCGTTACACTAAACTGCCCAGAAAG gTGGCAGAGGCTCATGTGCCAAGTTTCATTTTCGATGAATTCAGGACTGTACTGTAA
- the LOC132103351 gene encoding zinc fingers and homeoboxes protein 1-like, giving the protein MSSRRKSTTPCMVLPSDVVEQDPDTEALEGNEGAESMADGPTEGAVVPMETETEHEGINFLSEDCRSSGKRSSQMSLEQPISDLIAGDGFVQTEMEDSDDPSVTGIPLSKTPIMKMKSKSEPKRIAVSLKGTSESEAVTESEMELEPLEASVMGTSMAPELMSPLLTESVKPSVLVNITNPVVADQKKLVMNPATVLPAGLAQVLSALQAQQSAQTQLLIPMSSIPTYNSAMDSNPVLVNTYKKFPYPSVSEIMGLAAQTKFSEEQIKIWFSAQRLKHGVSWTPEEVEEARRKQFNGTVHTVPQTITVIPAHHFSTTNGLQSILQTCQIVGQPGLVLTQVGTANGLPVTTPITLTVAGMPSQSQTPKIATNQTSPVLSETKRATTVQPPSLTPQENSALSADHFGLRPKKSKVQLAELKASYLTNQFASDAEIARLMRLTNLTKGEIKKWFSDTRYNQRNSKNSHAFIANDNPKGSSSATIVIDSSDETPVSPTPSPVKEKETRAKTWNPFPDFTLQKFKEKTPEQLVVLEESFQKCDTPTDEELSRLRAETKLTRREIDAWFTEKRKTPVPDSSESKADGETSQKKGSQTPPGGKRLSKEKVTKKTPEQLHVLKTAFVRTQWPSAEEYDQLAEESGLPRSYIVNWFGDTRYAWKNGNLKWYFYYQSGNMGGTNGNKNRKRRIRNRGWGRTRNRKVKKHTESEKNLPVRFKSGRDILKEYYLKHKFLNEQDLDELVAKSNMSYEQVREWFAEIHQKEEMGTNPFEDKMGNEDQDEEEDESPGGNETAVEDQGPALGDEDGDEDDDDTDDSDAWEPPQSVRKTLPMSEGQ; this is encoded by the exons ATGTCGAGCAGAAGGAAGTCCACGACCCCCTGCATGGTGCTTCCATCAGATGTTGTAGAGCAAGATCCTGATACGGAGGCCCTGGAAGGGAATGAAGGAGCCGAGAGTATGGCAGATGGTCCTACTGAGGGAGCAGTTGTGCCCATGGAAACAGAGACAG AACATGAGGGAATCAATTTCTTGAGTGAGGACTGTCGTTCTTCAGGAAAACGCTCAAGCCAAATGTCACTAGAGCAGCCCATCTCTGATCTGATCGCCGGGGATGGTTTTGTGCAGACAGAGATGGAGGATAGTGATGACCCCTCAGTTACTGGAATCCCTCTCAGCAAGACGCctataatgaaaatgaaaagcaaGTCTGAACCCAAGAGAATAGCTGTGTCTCTAAAAGGCACAAGTGAAAGCGAGGCAGTGACTGAAAGTGAGATGGAACTGGAGCCACTGGAAGCATCAGTAATGGGCACTTCCATGGCACCAGAACTCATGAGCCCATTGCTCACAGAGTCTGTAAAGCCCAGCGTTCTTGTcaatattacaaaccctgtggtAGCAGATCAAAAGAAGCTGGTTATGAACCCTGCAACGGTTCTTCCGGCAGGCCTGGCCCAAGTGCTTTCTGCCTTGCAGGCCCAGCAGAGTGCTCAAACTCAACTTCTAATACCAATGAGTAGTATTCCCACATATAACTCTGCGATGGACTCCAATCCAGTCCTAGTCAACACCTACAAGAAGTTCCCCTACCCGTCTGTGTCTGAAATCATGGGACTTGCAGCACAGACCAAGTTCAGTGAAGAGCAGATAAAGATCTGGTTTTCGGCTCAGCGTTTGAAGCATGGTGTTAGTTGGACCCCAGAAGAGGTTGAGGAAGCCAGGAGGAAGCAATTTAATGGCACAGTCCACACAGTTCCCCAGACCATCACAGTCATCCCAGCCCATCATTTTTCCACCACTAACGGTCTGCAGTCTATTCTTCAGACCTGCCAGATTGTGGGTCAACCAGGTCTGGTTCTGACACAGGTTGGCACAGCCAACGGCCTCCCAGTGACCACCCCAATAACCCTGACCGTAGCTGGAATGCCCAGTCAAAGCCAGACGCCCAAGATCGCAACCAATCAAACAAGCCCTGTGCTCAGTGAAACTAAAAGAGCTACTACAGTTCAGCCCCCATCGCTGACCCCTCAGGAGAACTCTGCACTCAGTGCCGATCACTTTGGCCTGCGGCCTAAGAAATCCAAGGTACAGCTGGCTGAACTGAAAGCAAGCTATTTGACGAATCAGTTTGCCAGTGATGCTGAGATAGCTAGGCTAATGAGGTTGACCAATCTCACCAAGGGCGAGATTAAAAAGTGGTTCAGCGACACCCGATACAACCAGCGCAATTCTAAGAACAGCCACGCCTTCATCGCGAATGACAATCCCAAGGGTAGCAGCAGTGCCACCATTGTTATCGACTCCAGCGATGAAACGCCGGTGTCTCCGACACCATCACCCGTCAAAGAGAAGGAGACGCGTGCCAAAACCTGGAATCCCTTCCCGGACTTTACGCTGCAGAAGTTTAAAGAAAAGACACCAGAGCAGTTGGTGGTCCTAGAGGAAAGCTTTCAGAAATGTGACACACCCACTGATGAAGAGCTCAGCCGGCTGAGGGCTGAGACGAAACTTACCAGGCGTGAGATCGACGCCTGGTTTACGGAAAAAAGAAAAACCCCTGTGCCCGATTCCTCAGAGTCAAAAGCAGATGGTGAAACATCCCAAAAGAAGGGGAGCCAAACTCCACCTGGAGGAAAGAGGCTAAGCAAAGAGAAGGTTACTAAGAAAACTCCCGAGCAGCTTCATGTTCTGAAAACAGCATTTGTTCGCACCCAGTGGCCCTCAGCGGAAGAATACGACCAGCTGGCTGAGGAGAGTGGACTGCCCCGTTCCTACATTGTCAATTGGTTTGGCGACACACGCTATGCCTGGAAGAATGGCAACTTGAAGTGGTATTTTTACTATCAAAGTGGAAACATGGGAGGAACGAATggcaacaaaaacagaaaacgGAGGATTCGAAACCGCGGTTGGGGAAGAACCCGTAATAGAAAAGTGAAGAAGCACACAGAATCGGAGAAGAATTTACCAGTAAGATTCAAGTCTGGAAGGGATATTCTGAAGGAGTACTACTTGAAGCACAAGTTCCTAAATGAACAGGACTTGGATGAGCTTGTTGCCAAGTCTAACATGAGCTACGAGCAGGTGAGAGAGTGGTTTGCAGAGATTCATCAGAAGGAGGAAATGGGTACCAACCCGTTTGAAGATAAAATGGGAAATGAAGACCAAGATGAGGAGGAGGACGAGTCACCTGGTGGAAATGAGACTGCGGTTGAGGATCAAGGACCTGCTTTGGGAGATGAAGACGGTGATGAGGATGATGACGACACTGATGACAGCGATGCCTGGGAGCCTCCACAGAGCGTTCGAAAAACATTGCCAATGTCTGAGGGTCAGTGA